The window CACCGTAGTCACCAAAGAGGTAACAATCAGAGCAGAAAGTAGAAATGACATGATAAACCTTAGAAGAATACGAGGTACTTACTCGTCTGTCTTCCTCTGGAAGGATGCAGAGTTATTTAAAGGGGGTCGTTCGTTGCAAGAGAAATTTACTTGTCAGTAAGTTGCAcatagaagaaataaatatgatgTATGCTAACACAGTCTAGATTTAGATCAAGAGAATCGAGATAGTATGGTGTGTAGGGATGAGATGATGACCTTGCGATGACTATTGACAACAGTTGCCCTATAAAGAGCAGTTGTTCCTGGATAAACTGCCAAGACTCGTCTTCCAGGTAGGAATTCAGGGAGAGTAGAAGGATCGTTTCGTTTCGGAAAAGATATGATGGCTGACATTGGCAACTTGTATTTTCTGAATATGATAGAATTAAACATTGGTTGATTAGGCATCAAACTGAATGAAGAAACTTCCAATTAACTAGTGGTCTAGAATCCATTCCGAGcgaaatgataaataaataaaaatctatctaATTGTGCAGAAAGTTACCTTTGCCCTCcaccttcatcttcatcgCCTGGCTCCTCATCTAGTACTTCAAATCTGTACATGTACATTTTACATATTAAACAACGAAATATCATGTCAAGAAAATCCTTTTCAAAAGGATATCATCTATGAGAGATTGTAACAATTAAGCATGTGTTAAATGATTTGACTAGGtctaaaatttcacaaatgatGCTAAAAACAGATTTCAAAGCTGTACACATAATCAAATACGtcaaaaataatgaatgacAAAGCAAGTAGCACAACTGATATGCACAAGTTAATAACATCGAACTGCAAGTCCAACTCCACAATTAAGGGAAACTGGCGCAGAGACACTAGTCACTTATTGAAGCGTGTAAGAAGGCAACCAATGTGTGACCTTCAATAAATGGGCATGATGAGATCTGAGTTTTCCATGAAAGATACCCCACTAATCAGTTTTTTTTATCctcttttcaaacaaaaataataatccaaCTTAACTTCCAGCACACAAAGAATTCCACCAcccaaaaggaaaacaaaacgCTGTTAAGAACTTATAAGTATAATTTAACTCACAGTTTTGTCTCCTTATCAAAATGTATCACTTTTACAATAAACCATTCGTCCTTCTCAGCCCCATCTGGAGTCACCCTGGCTGCCACCTGAATATAATAGTAGATGCTACTAAATAGCTATCTTTACTGAAATTAATCAAAGCAATTGAATTGTTTTCGGTCTGTTTAAAGTtggaaaatatgaataaaaaaatacaaactgGAAAATGACATACAGACCTGTTCATCTTTCATGTTAGCACAAGCCTCGAGGTTTCTCATTGCAGGTGAACTACGAGCATTGTCCGAATCTGCCTTCATTCTTTTCTGTTTCTCTGCCACATAGATTCAAATCAGTAAATCAACAGATAATTGCTTCATgacatttcttcaaaattttaacaagAGAGGCAGCAATTATAAACTAATGATTGTTTGCTACTAAGGGAAAAGATAGTAAGGAATTAATGATAGTTTTCAATCTGACAGCCATAAGTAGTCGTATAAGTAAATCTAATGCCATTCTGGAATATCCTTTCCCAGTGGTGCCTCCAAGGTGAGAAAATATATTGAgcaaacaaatacaaaagtcAATGTCCTTTCTTCTATGATCCATATGCAGCAACCATAAGTGTAGACATACTCATACCCACACGCAGGCATGCATTTGGTAATAAGAATGGGCAGAACAGGACATACAGTTGTCTCCTCAAGAatagaaactcaaaatttctatttcaGACACCTTAAGTATGCCCATGAGTATAAGGGAACATGGTATACAGTAATTTACCAACTTAATTCAAGGGCTGAAATTCATTGACCATCCAAACAGAAGGCTTCAAACTCAGGAATaacaaaggaaagaaaagatagCTAGTATTCATATTCAAGCTTCCaataaaatcaacataaatCCCATCATCTCCACCgtgatttttccttttaatatttttgagGGTCTAGGACACCTTACCTACATCTCGACTAATTTCATGTGACAACTAGCCTCACTCTGCAAAGTTTGGATGTCAAGACTACTTGAAAGATACTAAATCCTTGGTAGGTGACCACCATGGAATGGGCCCATTATCTCTTAGGCCCTTATCATCAATCCATTGTGATATTTGTTAACATGACCCTTCTATTggttatgattatttttttgagAACACGCATAAGTCATGTCCTGTGGTTAATCCAAGTTGTAATACTTCGATAGGAGTCaatgaagtagaagaaaatattattgagtTTCCTTTTATGATCATGCGTATAATatatcttcaaatttatcatttatgaAAAGCATGAATCAAAAAGCTTTTGGGGGAGTTATCAGTAAAACACAGTATAGATGAATAATTCTTGGAAACACCTATCCTTCTCCTTGGTGGCCCAGTAGGTCCAGCGGGGAGCAAACTTTCAAGTTGCCCCAATAAGGCCGTGGAAATGCtgcaatacaaaataatatggaCTTTAATGCAAGTTACAATAGTTATGATCCAGGCACACTTggggtaaataaataatcttttaCCTATATGCATCTAATCACACacaaattgacaaaaaaaaaaaaaccacaagtAAACGAACTCTGAACCATGAATTTCAatgtaagaaaagaaaaaaaaaaatacctcaCTTCCTCCTCTGAAAGTTGTTTTGCTTGAGTATATAAATGCTTCAGTTTTGACAATGAATTATCCCCAGGCTTCTCAACCACTTTAGGAGCTGCAAACAACCAAATATTAAGGAGAAAGCCAATTACTAACGGAAATTAGATGGCAAGCactaatagaaaataaaacactCTAAAAGCGTCAGAAAGAAAGCAAATTGATAAACTCCCGAATGTTATATACTTCTTTGTTTTAGGTAGCAATTCAAACCCAATTAAAATTGCAGAGGGTATCATCCTCACGTTCCAGCTTCATATAAATGTCGGAGATCTCCAAAACAACATTGTggttttaacattttcatatCCTATAGCATTCAGAGACCAGCTCAAAACTTTACAGAAACCTCATATTTTTCGTCAAACACTTATTACAGAATATCAGTTCCTGAATAAACTCAACAATTCTTCccagaaaaggaagaaaaaaagattaaaaaaatcaaactcaagtAACTTCCCCcgtaaaattccaaaatacaaaactcTCAAAATATTATCACCCAACCATAGCTTCTTCGTCCACTAACGAAACTAATTAAACAAGCAGCAGAGCAACAAGAGTCGAACATTTAGGCCAATTCCTAGGAGCATGATctcaaaagggaaaaaaaaaaaaaaaaaaagcatgatCCAATCAAAAGGTTTAAGAATGAAAGACTACTCACTAGCGAGGAGTTTCTTATGCATCTTGTTGATTTCAAGAACAACAACTTCCTGTTCCTTGCGCAGGCGATCGAGCTCTTTCGTGCTACCCAAAATTCCTTCAATGTCGATCGACGACATTGCTGAGTGTCGGAAGCTGCGAATTTGTTCCACCGATGataatcaaatttgttgaatgaagagaagaaaaaaaatgtaaattgaaaatcaaCCTGAAGAACGGGCTTATGGGTTTCTCATTGAATGccctttttttccctttccaactgaaaattatttttgccctcttttcaaagtttctagagagagagatggagcTAAGAGAGTTCGATGATGATTGTGAAGAAgcattaaatttgttttggatatatttatttttaagccCTAAGTTTCTCATATGCTTATGGTTGTATTGAAGTATAAGATATGTGTTTATGTATGTATACATTTGGTAAAATGTGTAagttttttgtaaatttcatattcttctttctttctacaaAGGCATTGTTCTTGAGGagattttttcttaaacaaatttaatggGTTTTAAAGGGTAAAAATtacttataatatttatattattaacaaaCTTTTATAGTCTTTAATTACATACATATATCTATGTTAGAAGGGTATGTTTTTGTtcgttttactatatttgaaaacaactatagtttaaattgattttgtatttgtatttaatttactatatcTTTAATCTTGTAAGTTGATATTTTGTGTTGTAATAGTTTTTATATTGTTGATGCTTTAGAGTCTTCAAAAGAGCTTCATCGAGCTTCGATCTTGTTCCCTTTTAATCATCTAAAGGTCGTTTGGCCTTCGGGGCAAGAATTATGCAACGGTATAGAATGACCCCTTCAAAGAGGCTAGATGAAAAATAGTCTCAAGTTTAAAAACTAATGAGGTTTGgcctttttctcattttatcaTCATGTGAATTTACACTTTaatcctttcttcttcttttttctttttcctttttgtttttgtttttcgtttttttgtGTCGTcgtcatcttcttcttctccgtTCTCCAAAGTTTCCTTCATTCTGCATAAGCTAGAAAGAAAACGAAGATTatgaacaaagagaaaaaaatcaaagtagaATGAGAAATAGgtaattgaaatgaaaaatagaaacaagaAGTTATTCATAAGcgagaaataatatttaaacacaaagaaaaaaaaaacaagaaatagatACTTGAAACAAGggagaaaaacaataaagagaAACGAGAAGGTGTTCACAGGTGAGAAAAAAGCAAGTAGTGCAAATTTTGAGTATGATGTTGGGCAAGGACAAGTAACGAAAGGTCGAGAATGAGAAACGAGAAATAGAAACAATAAGAAGTTTATAGCAAATTGGTCTCGCGTGCAGATGAGATTATTTTGGTAAATTCATACGTTGTTGACGTCATCATAAGGTCATTACtcataacaatttgaattgtGGATCAAATTTCATTTGGACCACCATTTGGCGGTCATTTGTACAAAAACCTCAATGATTATTCAAGACTATAACAACCAACTCTCTCTAATGAATACTATCTTGTACTTCCTATTTGCCTACAATCAACACTATTTTAGAACCTCTAATTTGTAATAgcatttactattttacattcatcgttccttttattatttgattttctaccatgtttactatttcattcttaaactaaattagtttatagCTCAAACATTATAATCTAAACTAAAGTAATCTAAatccaaaatacaaattattacaATCTATTTATAGTAATCTAATATTATAGTAATCAACTTCTCATACCAAACGGGAGCATCCATTGCTCCATCTTTCCCTCATCTCTTGTGAGGTTTGTTTTATAGAGTTTTTCAGTGCTTGACCTTGGCCTTCTCAGCTTTTGGCCCCAACAAATACACTTAGCTTTGGACCAATAGAGCAATTACATTTGAGCTAAACTTATGGTTACGGTTATTTTAGCTATTGTTCTTATAGATATTCGTATTCACTCTCACCCATTTCAACTctcatttatttcaatttttatattttctagaaaataaccttaaattaaaaatcatgaaaacaattttttttggtaaatacTAAGTTGaatatctaaaaaatattgtaattgattcaaaatattggGATATATAGtaacactttttcttttttaaaatgtaattatagCAAAAACTACGTCAACAAACATTGATTTATCAGTAATAGATCGTAAGAACCTATCCGTAATAAAAGTCCATCCCAATAGACTCTACCATATAAAGTTACCAcccattatttataatatataaactatagacaaacaaaagttactaaagaaaaatgttattaaaaagtatcatttttatttatacacttttcaaactttcttaatatttaaaaagattacTTTGAGTGAATTAGCAAAtccttcctttttctcaaaattataCACTTAAAAACGTACCATAAATTATAACCATCATTATACATATCATAAATCATaacaatcatatatatattgtttaggGTACATCTATTAAACTTGTCATACCCCTAATGTGTCTATACTTATAAAATCCagatttttcttatattttataaatattttaacaacttTACCACATAGACTAACTCCTCTTCCCATATAGCaatatacttaattttcaCTTCTAAAGCAATacttcaaaagaagaaaaaccaagAACTCAAAAGTtccaagtttttatttagtactacaaatacaaaagtaCATGCTCAATGTAGTAGTAGAACTTCAATATTGCCTACCCATTaatagtaattattttaatttctatggCATGCTTGTGTGATTGGAATAGGAGGGCTTGATAACGAACCACTGAGAATGTGACTTGCAACAAAGTGATTAGCGGCCTCAGAGTAGTGGACTCCATCCCAACTCACATATTGAGCTCTGTTTTCACATGCATCTCCAAACACCAAGCTTCCATTTATGGGTGCTTTCGTCCCACACCACACATGGTCATACCTCACATGGTACCCACAACATACTTTGAGAGGTTCCGGAAACCCTGCAAAAAAGTTCGATAAGTGAAATAGATGTTGATTCATATTTTGTATATCTACACCATGGTTCAATTAGCTTAGATCTTAAGAAACTTAGGACCGAGAAAGATAGGTGTATCAACCACTGAGAAACACGACCACTTTGTAGTTTGCTAGCATGTCCATTTGAGTGTTAGTGCAACGGATAGTGTTAGATATTAGTTAGTTTTACAAACTCAAAATAGGACCAATATTTATTAGAGATGGCACGTATAGGaggataaaaattataaaattgaaataaatacatGGAACTTATTTTCTTAGGCAGCCTAACTACGGGTATTTCTATTCTTTCATTCCTCATCTCACAATTCTAGGCAATAGACTCTCAATTCTTTGTTTGCTAGAAGAAAAACCACGAAAATGTGTAGTAGAAAGTGTTATTGATGATTAAAAGATGGAAGAATAACCTTGAGTTTTGCCATTGCTGATTAGAGCATACTTGGCAGCATAGACATCCACATAGGTAATGGCAGCATCTGGGAGCTCTGCCCTAAGCTTGTCCAATTTTGCTTTGAGCTGATTATTTAACTCCAttgaaatatcattttgagCCTTGATACAACCATGCTCATCAAGGATGCCAGGGGGAGGGTTCAGATTGTAAAATTGGTTCACTGGGAGGCAACCAAATGGCCCTGTATTGTGTATCCAAAATGATCTCCCTCCTAGCTTGTATATTCTCTGTAATGAATCAAATGACAACCAGATTTCACGTTCTCagaaaataacaacaaaacaaaactatgTTCTTCATCAGTTTGAGCTTGTTTTCATTACAGAAAATAGAGGTATCTTTTTCTGGTCAAAACCCAGGCTGAACAACATCAAACCGAGATTTAATAATGTTCAACACACATTGAGTAACTGTCTTCTAGAACTCatctctcttattttcttcccACAAAAGACTTCTCTAAGCACAATCGAAGTTTGTTTCTCTTCCTCTAATGCACTACCtacattttgaactttttaatattaaatcgCCGATTCATCCAAAAGTAAAAACTTGAGCTAATGGGAGaagattaatttaatatattatcaaCACTCTAACACTTgtctaaaagaaagaaaaagagaaatctCACCGGTTTTTAAAACAACTCTATAAAAGTAGCCTAAAAACTAAACAGCCCACACCAACATATGACCGCATGGCAGACAACTCCGTGAGATATCAAGAATGACAAGGAAACAGCTCTGTGAGAAAGAAGGGTGAGTTTTCTTCTGCTTACTTGAATTGCAGAGGCAAACTGGTTAGCAATGTCAGGCAAAGCAGCACGCAGTTGATCAATGCTCAGCTTTCTAAACCCAACAGCTAAATCATTTTGCCCGATATCAAAAGTGTAGAGTGCTTTGGAGTAATCCTCTGGCCTTGTAAGTTTCTCTCTGTCATATGGGTTCTTGGCTAAAatcatcaacaacaacaaatttcagtataggaaaagaaaaaaggtcaACTTACAAATTGCAATTTTAACCCCGAACTTTGACTGTTGtgtcaatttaaactttagtctttgcaaaacaaaacttCAATTGTATCGTTCTATTAAATCTACTTCATTAATACCACTATTTAGTACGTtaagaattaatttagaaTGGTGACTTGACATGCTTATTGATCAATGACCTAATTCCAACAAGTAGGTTGGCATAATGAAAAGATTTGATATGTTGACTTAACACAAATAGCAAATGttaactatatttaattagaatgAGATGACAAGGGTCAATCGTTTTAATTTAGTACCCTACCCCATACAAATAGTATACACTTGGATAAAATCATCAGTCTCAATAAAAGCTAGTTCACCACTAGATTTGTTGTTAAATCACACAGAAAGTAAAGTAAATGATTGAAGTTATGAGTCTTTGGAACCTTGATTGTAGAGATCATTGGAGCGAGCTTTGAATTGTTCAAACTGTGTAACCTGCATATCAAGAAAAAACGGACTAATTCCATACTCATAAATCGTTTCATTCGGCTTCCGTACAGTCGACCCCCCGGTAGCGAAATTGGCGCCGTGCCGGAAATTAGCACCAAGCGAATTCAGATAAGCACTCAAATACGGCAATCTCAACTTCTCGGCTACAAAATCATCAAGAAACCCCAAAATCAACACCAACAATCCCACCCGTAAactaagagagagagaaccgGAATCAATGTTGCGTCACTTACCGATGAAATCAATGATCAGACGACCATCACTATCTCTTCCGGATGGCTTGTTGAAGAATACATCACCATATGGCCATCGAATGGGCTCGAAAGCGGCGGAGATGGCGCCAGTATCGGAATTCGAGTCACCGAAGTTGAAAATCACTGGAAAGTTACAGTCCGGTGCAGCCAGTGCAACGAAAACgtgaaaaaccaaaaatgcCGACAGTGCCGTCGCCGTAAACTCCATTTTTGCCCTGCAAGTGATTTCTGGAAGAAGGTTTTAGAGAAAATGTAATATGTTCagaaaatttaacatttatatattatatatatgagtgCTCTTCACATTTGCCACACAcatactctctctctctctctctctctctctctctctctattcgTACATTATCTTGTTCGAAGTTCGAAGGTCTGGTGTTGTGCGGCCATGGCCAGAGCTTCAGCGGGAGTGGGGGGAAAAAGTTATCTTAACGTTTTGTTATAATGTCGGTGAAGAGTGGAAAGATTGGGTGGATTGGGACCGTTTGATTGGGATGGTGAATGGTGATCGTCCGGCTGTGATTTGAAGTTGGGGGAATCGAGGAGAATATCTCAGCCGTGGAATGGATCGACGTGTCACGTGAgtggataaatatatattatttaatgcAGACTCTCTTGTCCTTTTCTCAACGTCAATCAAACAACCCAAGTTAGTAATTCTATCGTtagaatttggtttttgatttATTGGTTGGTAAATTcaatttgtaaaattgaaagtattatgtttaattattgataTGTGTATGTGGAAAGTTAGGGTGGAGTAAGAATAATTATAGTatggaataaaataattattaaagaaaaatataaaagagacGATAGAATGGGTTAATTTCAGTTTTGTTCGttctaattatcaaattagtaaatattataattcaaatacaaataaaagtttaaacacacaactaatataatatattaacatCTCTACAAGTTAATTTGCTATCAACAAAACTTCTTTCAAACGTGTATACGTTGTAAAGGAGATGTTATAAGTGTGTCAATAGATCATAGCTGTGAAAACTCGATGAAACAATAGAAAATCAACGACAAGCGTGCATGATGGGAACTTGGGGGTCGGAAAATGAGCCTTTAACAATTTGATTAGCAATCCATTGGTTTGCAGCTTCAGTATAGTGGACTCCATCCCAACTGATGAATTTTGAAGGATCTTCACAAGATCCAGCATACACTTCGCTACCATTTATGGTTTTTCTGTTCCCACACCACACATGGTTAAGGCCTTCGTGATATCCACAACATATTGCTCCCTTCTCCATAAATCCTAAAACCTCAATACCACTCAGTCAAGTTCacttaaatttgtaaataataataacatttttaaattttaaatttaagcaCGTATTTTTAGTGTATATAATGTAAGttaaggttaaattataaatttggttattgATGACCTTCAACTCAAAATTCACCAATTTTCAATCTTGCAtatcttataatattattttagaattaataaatctattataaacttaatttttaaaagtttagagattttCTATgcacaaaattaattgttaaaatttttatttatttaatatgtatcttataaattaatgactaaaacttgtaatttaatttacaagttattattcaattaagataataaaataaaaaacaacaaaataaatttatgaaaaatattttaaaaatttatgaaaaattaaaattaaaattaatatagttataaaattggaatatttttaaaaataacaaaataaattaaaatatttacaagatataacaaaaaaatttattctattaatgatagtcttctatcactataacatatcaataattATTAGTAATAGAATTTACTattagttgtaaatattttataaaatttgctatcgttgaaaatttggtttaaattgatataattaggaatttatgataaaaaaaacaataatttaaaggatacaaattaataattggtctgaaaaaatagaatccatttcatattatatataaaaaagaaaattgtgcAAATAAATTTACCTTCTTCCTTTGCATTAGCTATGAGTTTGATCTTAGCTGCATACACATCCACGTAAACAAGAGAGGCATCTAACAGATTTGCTCTTAACTTAACCACCCGTTCTTTAAGCTGTCTATTGAACTCCAAAGCGGCGTCGTTTTGTTCCTTAACGCAGCCGTTTCGATCCAAATCTCCCTCCTTGGGATTGGAAACGCTGCGAATTGCCACCGGAATGCACCCAATGGGCCCAGTGTTGTGTACCCAAAATGCCCTTGCTCCTTCTTTATATAAATCCTATTAAAGCGAGGGTAAACttgtagtttttattttctttttaagttgatGAGATAAAGTTTAAGaacatatatagaaaattgatggattatattattgtccttataatttaacctttttgGACGTTTGATATCGaagtataataataaaacaagtCAAAATAGAAGGACGAAATTGatgttttaaccattttttataaGGGAAAGTACAATTTAATTGATGGGAATTGACTTACTTCAACAGCGGTTGCAAACTCATTGATGATATCAGGAATCGCTTTTCGAAATTGGTCGTTCGTCATTTTTCGAAATCCAGCCGATAGATCGTTTTGGCCAATATCGATGGTGAAAAGAGCCTTGGAGAATTCTTCTGGTACAGGAAGAGTACTTCTAATGGAGTCATCTATTGCTGCAGTGTACAAGTcgtaattaatatgaaaaaccacgtacatacaaaaaaaaattcatggaAAAACGTTGAAACTCAACCTTCGACGTATCGATCAATTGTGCGATTCTTGAATTGACGAAATTGAACGACTTGAATATCAAGTGAAAACGGACTAATTCCATTC of the Cucumis sativus cultivar 9930 chromosome 3, Cucumber_9930_V3, whole genome shotgun sequence genome contains:
- the LOC101220283 gene encoding GDSL esterase/lipase At5g14450, which produces MEFTATALSAFLVFHVFVALAAPDCNFPVIFNFGDSNSDTGAISAAFEPIRWPYGDVFFNKPSGRDSDGRLIIDFIAEKLRLPYLSAYLNSLGANFRHGANFATGGSTVRKPNETIYEYGISPFFLDMQVTQFEQFKARSNDLYNQAKNPYDREKLTRPEDYSKALYTFDIGQNDLAVGFRKLSIDQLRAALPDIANQFASAIQRIYKLGGRSFWIHNTGPFGCLPVNQFYNLNPPPGILDEHGCIKAQNDISMELNNQLKAKLDKLRAELPDAAITYVDVYAAKYALISNGKTQGFPEPLKVCCGYHVRYDHVWCGTKAPINGSLVFGDACENRAQYVSWDGVHYSEAANHFVASHILSGSLSSPPIPITQACHRN
- the LOC101220198 gene encoding GDSL esterase/lipase At5g14450; this translates as MKMKMNMKMKMVFSVASIILISMADSRACNFPAIYNFGDSNSDTGGISAAFYPTILPCGQTFFHKTAGRGCDGRLIIDFIAKQLELPYLSAYLNSIGTNFRHGANFATGGSTIRRQNESVFENGISPFSLDIQVVQFRQFKNRTIDRYVEAIDDSIRSTLPVPEEFSKALFTIDIGQNDLSAGFRKMTNDQFRKAIPDIINEFATAVEDLYKEGARAFWVHNTGPIGCIPVAIRSVSNPKEGDLDRNGCVKEQNDAALEFNRQLKERVVKLRANLLDASLVYVDVYAAKIKLIANAKEEGFMEKGAICCGYHEGLNHVWCGNRKTINGSEVYAGSCEDPSKFISWDGVHYTEAANQWIANQIVKGSFSDPQVPIMHACR
- the LOC101220042 gene encoding SAGA-associated factor 29 homolog A, whose amino-acid sequence is MSSIDIEGILGSTKELDRLRKEQEVVVLEINKMHKKLLATPKVVEKPGDNSLSKLKHLYTQAKQLSEEEVSISTALLGQLESLLPAGPTGPPRRRIEKQKRMKADSDNARSSPAMRNLEACANMKDEQVAARVTPDGAEKDEWFIVKVIHFDKETKLFEVLDEEPGDEDEGGGQRKYKLPMSAIISFPKRNDPSTLPEFLPGRRVLAVYPGTTALYRATVVNSHRKRKTDDYLLEFDDDEEDGSSTLPQRIVPFHKVVALPEGLRQ